A portion of the Flavobacterium limnophilum genome contains these proteins:
- a CDS encoding efflux RND transporter periplasmic adaptor subunit: MSKNETFQSYCIVTLLIMVFTFQSCTKSKAADETAIEKKTYVAEKNEVETMVLKNESFQKELVSNGKIIAAQKNSVQFEVSDKLEHLYVKNGDFVRKGQVLASLNPFKYQQRLARAEIDLKKAKFQFEDMLVGRGIFTTKRDSIARDVYDMVASRSGYDVALLELKTAQYELKSTKLIAPFSGKVANIESRVYENVNAGKSFMTLIDDGVFEVEFYLIESEMGDIALNNSVKIVPFALGKTYNGHISSINPLIEKNGTILVKAIVKNDGKLTEGMNVKVRIEKEVKGQLVVPKSAVVLRDNQEVLFKVIAGKAYWTYIQTTMENSSSYAVIANPDKNSATLTPGDIVIVSGNLNLAHDSEVIQKAQK, encoded by the coding sequence ATGAGCAAAAATGAAACCTTCCAAAGTTACTGTATTGTCACACTTTTAATTATGGTCTTTACCTTTCAAAGTTGTACCAAATCGAAGGCAGCAGATGAAACTGCTATCGAAAAAAAGACCTATGTAGCCGAAAAAAACGAAGTGGAAACGATGGTGCTGAAAAACGAATCTTTCCAAAAAGAGTTGGTCAGCAACGGTAAAATTATTGCTGCCCAAAAAAACAGCGTGCAATTTGAGGTTAGTGACAAACTGGAGCATCTGTACGTGAAAAACGGGGATTTTGTTCGTAAAGGACAGGTATTGGCAAGCTTAAACCCATTCAAATACCAACAAAGACTAGCCAGAGCTGAAATTGATTTGAAAAAAGCCAAATTCCAGTTTGAGGACATGTTGGTAGGTCGGGGTATTTTTACTACCAAGAGAGACAGCATTGCCAGGGATGTTTATGATATGGTAGCCAGTAGATCGGGTTATGATGTGGCATTACTAGAATTGAAAACGGCTCAATATGAGCTGAAATCGACCAAGCTGATAGCTCCATTTAGTGGCAAAGTAGCCAATATAGAAAGTAGGGTTTATGAGAATGTAAATGCAGGAAAAAGTTTTATGACCCTAATTGATGATGGGGTATTTGAAGTTGAATTTTACTTGATAGAGTCAGAAATGGGTGATATTGCATTAAACAACAGTGTGAAAATAGTCCCTTTTGCTTTGGGTAAAACATATAATGGGCATATTTCCTCCATCAATCCATTGATTGAAAAAAACGGAACCATACTGGTAAAAGCCATTGTAAAAAATGACGGAAAACTTACAGAAGGGATGAATGTAAAAGTGCGAATCGAAAAAGAGGTAAAAGGACAATTGGTCGTGCCTAAATCGGCAGTGGTTTTAAGAGACAATCAAGAAGTATTGTTTAAAGTTATTGCTGGAAAAGCCTATTGGACGTATATACAAACCACTATGGAGAATAGCAGTTCATACGCTGTGATTGCAAATCCCGACAAAAACAGTGCTACTTTAACACCGGGGGATATCGTTATTGTTTCTGGAAATTTGAATTTGGCACATGATAGCGAAGTTATCCAAAAGGCTCAAAAATAA
- a CDS encoding DUF1573 domain-containing protein yields MNKLLTKVNTLIQWQNLLYIFIFLLLVFTCFFKIRTDENIDDCEMANMIFKQKEHNFGMIPEGKSVTVLFKFSNTGESPLLIKEVNTSCGCTVPEWPKDIIEPNENGEIKIVYDAKYPGRFNKTITVFYNGKNSPQVLTIKGEVPYLIKEEKKIYPNKIN; encoded by the coding sequence ATGAATAAATTACTTACAAAAGTAAATACACTAATACAATGGCAAAATTTGCTTTATATATTTATTTTTTTGCTTCTTGTTTTTACTTGTTTTTTTAAAATTAGGACCGATGAAAATATTGATGACTGCGAAATGGCTAATATGATTTTCAAACAAAAAGAGCATAATTTCGGGATGATACCAGAAGGGAAAAGTGTAACAGTATTATTCAAATTCTCAAACACTGGTGAAAGTCCTTTATTAATCAAAGAAGTAAACACAAGCTGTGGCTGTACGGTACCAGAATGGCCTAAGGACATCATTGAGCCAAACGAAAACGGAGAAATTAAGATCGTTTATGATGCCAAATATCCAGGTCGTTTTAATAAAACGATAACGGTGTTTTACAATGGTAAAAATTCGCCACAAGTATTAACTATCAAAGGAGAAGTCCCTTATCTTATAAAAGAAGAAAAAAAAATCTACCCCAATAAAATTAACTGA
- a CDS encoding 6-bladed beta-propeller — translation MKKYLFIASIAFYGCQVTENVSKVTTIDFNDAYNNKDEVAISEICNHIDYIPLETTNESMVGDIKDMKVFKNYIIILDNTKRLFVFDKKGKFISILDHEGRGPNEYIEIADFSFNEKENSIAIFSTLGDNKVLLFSPKGKFVDSFKVSNEVEKVYEFSNNFLFYNSHYFRSQSNSNSLSVFSTKGELKTELLEKNREKTIPFFNQYDLKTSIFKLNDKMILWEKGFDNELDTIWNINKDFEASPRYVLNIGGEKFPIERYTDKETISFEERMKKTEIQGYLESERYIFCSITHAKRVTRFIYDKKTAIIKRVYNQKGDRKFIVMLENDLDYLSPFWPEAIFSDNKMYKLVYGYELKNFVAKMDSNDKKDNNQIKIIENSQITDNPMLMVVTLNK, via the coding sequence ATGAAAAAATATTTATTTATAGCTAGTATTGCATTTTATGGTTGCCAAGTTACAGAAAATGTTTCCAAGGTAACAACAATTGATTTTAATGATGCTTACAATAATAAAGATGAGGTAGCAATTAGCGAAATTTGTAATCATATAGATTATATACCCCTAGAAACGACCAATGAAAGTATGGTAGGTGATATAAAGGATATGAAAGTGTTTAAAAACTACATCATAATCCTAGACAACACTAAAAGATTATTTGTTTTTGATAAAAAAGGTAAATTTATCAGTATTTTAGATCATGAGGGAAGAGGTCCCAATGAATATATTGAAATTGCTGACTTTAGTTTTAACGAAAAAGAAAATTCAATTGCAATTTTTTCAACATTAGGTGATAACAAAGTGCTCTTGTTCTCTCCAAAAGGCAAATTTGTTGATAGTTTTAAAGTATCAAATGAGGTAGAAAAAGTTTATGAATTTAGCAACAATTTTTTATTTTATAATAGTCATTATTTCAGAAGTCAATCAAATTCAAATAGCTTAAGTGTATTTTCTACTAAAGGTGAATTAAAAACTGAATTGCTAGAAAAAAATAGAGAGAAAACTATTCCGTTTTTTAATCAATATGATTTAAAAACCTCTATTTTTAAGTTGAATGATAAAATGATATTATGGGAAAAAGGTTTTGACAACGAATTAGATACAATTTGGAATATTAATAAAGATTTTGAAGCATCTCCAAGATACGTATTGAACATCGGAGGAGAAAAATTTCCAATTGAAAGATATACTGATAAAGAGACTATTTCTTTCGAGGAAAGGATGAAAAAAACAGAAATACAAGGTTATTTAGAGAGTGAAAGATACATATTCTGTTCTATTACTCATGCAAAAAGAGTAACTAGATTTATTTATGATAAAAAAACTGCTATCATAAAACGTGTATATAATCAAAAAGGAGATCGTAAATTTATAGTTATGCTAGAAAATGATTTAGATTATTTGAGTCCATTTTGGCCAGAAGCCATTTTTTCTGATAATAAGATGTATAAATTGGTTTATGGTTATGAATTAAAAAATTTCGTCGCAAAAATGGATTCTAACGACAAAAAAGACAATAATCAAATCAAAATTATAGAAAACTCCCAAATTACTGATAATCCAATGCTGATGGTTGTAACTCTGAACAAATAA
- a CDS encoding O-antigen ligase family protein translates to MTKLKTATPFHLSRIFLVVFTALLFLVLPQVNSPEYVLPTITTKLIYFLYGNLILLGLYSFTLVFTKSISFSFSKIDIALLVLVLYITLNRYCIQSHYGFSIRYIELLGLSFLYVVLRNIGLKNYPWLLLAIVVSGIIQAVYGNLQLLGYYTSNHSGFKMTGSFFNPGPYAGFLVSVWSVALGMYLFKDSITAQVESNKKSSSFILNIIIKYIFEYIPLLGIISITIVLPALQSRASWIALIVSSAILVELRYRFLRNGLKQVTAKFQKTALIVLAIGIVSAGLFSLYHYKKASSDGRAFIWKVTSEMISDNPLFGVGFDRFKANYMNYQADYFAKNGETAEVLVADNVYYAFNEGLQFVAENGLLGFLMLLIVLFFLLQTKLTTESETTFITKTGLFTIGVFACFSYPMQILPIKLVVIFLLAILSNYSMATFQLKITENTKQLLFYKVSFVLIAFLTMNNTFSYTKKLSQAFITWNNALNSHQYGDYNGAIQEFELAYPILKKDGDFLMNYGKTLSMAGNPHKAIVLLEQAQVYQNNTVIATALGDSYKAIKQYNKAEACYKQAINMTPGKFYGPYLLAKLYDDSKQKEKAITLAKEILNKKIKVPSTAIEEILLEMKKILTKYKNPPGF, encoded by the coding sequence ATGACTAAATTAAAAACAGCAACGCCTTTTCATCTTTCAAGAATATTTCTTGTTGTTTTTACAGCACTACTGTTCTTGGTTTTACCACAAGTAAACAGCCCAGAATATGTATTGCCAACCATTACCACTAAATTGATTTACTTCCTTTATGGCAATTTAATCCTTTTGGGATTATATAGTTTTACGCTTGTTTTTACAAAATCAATATCCTTTTCTTTTTCTAAAATAGACATTGCGCTATTGGTACTCGTACTTTACATTACACTGAATCGTTATTGTATTCAATCTCATTATGGTTTTTCAATTCGCTATATAGAACTATTGGGATTAAGTTTTTTGTATGTGGTTTTACGAAATATTGGGCTGAAAAATTACCCTTGGTTGCTATTGGCTATAGTTGTTTCTGGAATTATTCAGGCTGTGTATGGTAATCTTCAATTATTAGGCTATTACACCTCTAACCATTCGGGATTTAAAATGACGGGGAGTTTTTTTAATCCAGGACCTTATGCAGGTTTTTTGGTTAGTGTTTGGTCTGTAGCTTTAGGAATGTATTTGTTTAAAGACAGCATAACTGCTCAAGTAGAATCAAATAAAAAAAGTAGCTCTTTTATTTTAAATATAATTATAAAATATATTTTTGAGTACATTCCTTTACTGGGCATTATTAGTATCACCATAGTACTTCCTGCTTTACAATCCAGAGCTTCTTGGATAGCATTAATAGTAAGTAGTGCAATCCTAGTAGAGTTAAGATACCGTTTTTTAAGAAATGGGTTAAAACAAGTTACAGCCAAATTCCAAAAAACAGCCCTAATTGTTCTCGCAATTGGGATTGTAAGTGCAGGTCTTTTTAGTTTGTATCACTATAAAAAAGCTTCTTCGGATGGACGTGCCTTTATTTGGAAAGTAACTTCTGAAATGATTTCAGACAATCCTCTTTTTGGAGTTGGTTTTGATCGATTCAAAGCCAACTACATGAATTATCAAGCTGATTATTTTGCTAAAAACGGAGAAACTGCTGAAGTGTTGGTTGCAGATAATGTTTATTATGCTTTTAATGAGGGATTGCAATTTGTGGCAGAAAATGGATTATTAGGTTTTTTAATGTTACTAATTGTTCTCTTTTTCTTGTTACAAACAAAACTAACAACAGAGTCCGAAACTACTTTTATTACTAAAACGGGACTTTTTACCATAGGCGTTTTTGCTTGCTTTTCTTATCCAATGCAAATTTTGCCTATAAAACTGGTTGTGATATTCCTCTTGGCAATACTTTCCAATTACAGTATGGCAACTTTTCAACTTAAAATTACAGAAAACACAAAACAACTATTGTTCTATAAAGTGAGTTTTGTACTAATAGCTTTCTTAACTATGAACAATACCTTTTCTTATACAAAAAAATTAAGTCAAGCCTTTATTACTTGGAACAATGCCCTAAACAGTCATCAATACGGAGATTACAATGGTGCAATTCAAGAATTTGAATTAGCCTATCCTATTTTAAAAAAAGATGGGGATTTCTTGATGAATTATGGCAAGACCCTCAGTATGGCTGGTAATCCCCATAAAGCCATTGTTCTATTGGAACAAGCCCAAGTCTATCAAAACAATACTGTAATCGCAACTGCCTTGGGTGATAGTTACAAAGCCATAAAACAATATAACAAGGCAGAAGCCTGCTACAAACAGGCCATAAATATGACACCCGGCAAGTTTTACGGACCCTATTTATTGGCAAAGTTGTATGATGACTCCAAGCAAAAAGAAAAGGCTATAACCCTAGCAAAAGAAATACTCAACAAAAAAATAAAAGTTCCCTCTACTGCTATTGAAGAAATACTGTTGGAGATGAAAAAAATACTAACAAAATATAAAAATCCTCCGGGGTTTTAA
- a CDS encoding DNA-binding response regulator produces MNILLVDDHPMTVEGFMNVLLKGKFLKVKPLFTKKYSCEGAYIAIDTAIQTGQLFDLAIIDQGLPGYPEQFLESGSDLALLIRERMPDCKIVMVTAHSEVLIIYDIVKKVSPDGLINKNDISPSNLQLIVTEVMQGNQYHSLTVKNCINEIWKKELMFDDFNRQILSYLSKGFKVKELEDVVHLCTSAIQKRVIRMKTAFEVADDSSLVKEAIKQGFI; encoded by the coding sequence ATGAACATACTTTTAGTAGATGACCATCCTATGACGGTAGAGGGGTTTATGAATGTCCTCCTGAAAGGCAAATTTTTAAAAGTGAAACCCTTGTTTACCAAAAAGTATTCTTGTGAAGGGGCTTATATTGCCATTGACACAGCCATTCAAACAGGACAATTATTTGATTTGGCCATCATAGACCAAGGATTGCCTGGTTACCCGGAGCAGTTTCTTGAGTCGGGAAGTGATTTGGCTCTACTGATAAGAGAACGTATGCCTGATTGTAAAATCGTAATGGTAACCGCTCATTCTGAGGTGCTTATTATCTATGACATTGTCAAGAAGGTAAGTCCTGATGGTCTCATCAACAAGAACGATATTAGTCCCAGCAATTTACAACTCATCGTGACCGAAGTGATGCAGGGCAATCAATATCATAGTCTTACAGTGAAAAATTGCATCAATGAAATCTGGAAAAAAGAATTGATGTTTGATGATTTCAATCGTCAAATTCTTTCCTATCTCTCAAAAGGTTTTAAAGTTAAAGAACTTGAAGATGTCGTGCATCTTTGCACCAGTGCCATCCAAAAAAGGGTTATTCGCATGAAAACCGCTTTTGAGGTAGCCGATGATAGCAGTTTGGTGAAAGAGGCCATCAAACAAGGATTTATTTAA
- a CDS encoding LytR/AlgR family response regulator transcription factor, translating to MRFSFLIINDNDTSAQEILELFENFPNYFCAGITKDSQTAIKQIIKVKPQLVIVQIPTQSNAVNLCFETIKESFQYLDNIPYFMALAVKPDYAFAAIQSGFSDYVLLPLQIHQLGKSLFQFEKRNPAATVSTICIKSYSDYHFVALQDILYLKSDNNTTDIQLYNGKKVNAFKTLKHFENTLPFYFLRIHKSYIVNINQVSRIYFSKSKCYLNYDEILPFSLTYRENVEAIIRKINI from the coding sequence ATGCGTTTTTCATTTCTTATTATCAACGATAACGACACCTCAGCCCAGGAAATTTTGGAACTATTCGAAAATTTCCCTAATTATTTTTGTGCCGGAATTACCAAAGATAGTCAAACTGCAATAAAACAAATTATAAAAGTGAAACCACAACTCGTAATTGTACAAATTCCAACCCAATCTAATGCTGTCAATTTATGTTTTGAAACAATAAAAGAATCTTTTCAATACCTGGACAACATCCCCTACTTTATGGCATTGGCTGTAAAACCGGATTACGCCTTTGCGGCAATCCAATCAGGATTTTCAGATTATGTTCTTTTGCCTTTGCAAATACATCAATTGGGAAAAAGCCTTTTTCAATTTGAAAAAAGAAATCCGGCCGCAACGGTTTCAACGATTTGCATTAAGTCCTATAGCGATTATCATTTCGTGGCCTTGCAAGACATCCTCTACTTGAAATCGGACAATAACACCACCGACATCCAATTGTACAACGGTAAAAAAGTAAATGCATTCAAAACCTTGAAGCATTTTGAGAACACCCTGCCTTTCTATTTTTTGAGAATCCACAAGAGTTATATCGTCAACATCAATCAGGTATCTCGCATTTATTTCAGCAAATCGAAATGCTACCTCAACTATGACGAAATCTTGCCTTTCTCGCTAACCTACAGAGAAAACGTCGAAGCCATAATCAGGAAAATCAATATCTAG
- a CDS encoding tetratricopeptide repeat-containing sensor histidine kinase, with the protein MKAQFKIIVLVNFFFLFFACQKDDKKEVSFVLKKLESSKAENFDKEIILDSLYQYLSNRKNDSINRNYYFKVASKYYSIDKYDKFFKAVDKVNKLAIKEKDTVHIAKSLYFFGDYYEEKSQLDSAFSYYSQSEKLFKLINDTLNTGKTTLYKSGILLDAGIFTESEIKAITALRFLSKTNDTRLVYECYNCIAISLKELNDFKKSLEYFALALKQLDQLEKENYPKEKTIKSRIACYNNIGRVYQKMKNYQKAINYYNKGLQTKNIKQDYPKSYALLLDNLGYSKMKSGNYEGIENLFLESLRIRDSLGMDLGVATSKIDLGEYYLLKKDTAKGFTYLKEGYSLAKKFKSSPYVIQSLKLLMENDSKNKTYYTNQYLKIGDSIQQVERATRNKFARIAYETDQVEEKNVMLSKTITNIIIGSGIIVFLLGGFLSIYRLKSRNKELLFIKEQQEANEKIYQLMLNQQAETEQARNEERNRIAMELHDGIVNSIFTTRFNLMQLEPGALDKKQQLVEELQKAENEIRRVSHDLKQNLLFEDETLPEILANLIKAQQNEFNTKFDLSVDKYIDWSAISSDAKIHVYRIIQEALQNSNKYSKAARCCVFLLKTDDKTTIRIWDNGMGFNPEKAKQGIGLKNIKERVKSLNGELKITSSPEKGTTIEIVF; encoded by the coding sequence TTGAAAGCACAATTCAAAATAATAGTATTAGTTAATTTCTTTTTTTTATTTTTTGCCTGCCAGAAAGATGACAAAAAAGAAGTGTCATTTGTTTTAAAAAAACTGGAATCCTCAAAAGCTGAAAATTTTGACAAAGAAATAATACTAGATTCTCTTTATCAATACTTATCTAATCGTAAAAATGATTCCATAAATAGAAATTATTATTTTAAAGTCGCCAGTAAGTATTATAGTATAGACAAATACGATAAATTTTTTAAAGCTGTTGATAAAGTTAATAAACTGGCAATCAAAGAAAAAGACACGGTTCATATAGCTAAATCTCTATATTTTTTTGGAGATTATTACGAAGAAAAATCACAATTGGACAGTGCTTTTAGTTATTATTCCCAATCCGAAAAACTTTTTAAACTAATTAACGACACATTAAACACCGGAAAAACAACACTTTACAAATCGGGAATATTGTTGGATGCAGGAATATTTACCGAAAGTGAAATTAAAGCGATTACTGCTTTGAGATTCTTATCAAAAACCAATGATACAAGATTGGTTTATGAATGTTATAATTGTATAGCTATTTCATTGAAAGAGTTGAATGATTTTAAAAAATCACTGGAGTATTTTGCTTTAGCTTTAAAACAACTGGATCAGTTGGAAAAAGAAAATTACCCTAAAGAAAAAACAATAAAATCTAGAATTGCCTGCTACAACAATATTGGAAGAGTGTATCAAAAAATGAAAAACTACCAAAAAGCAATAAATTATTACAATAAAGGATTACAAACAAAAAACATAAAACAAGACTATCCAAAATCGTATGCCTTGCTGCTTGATAATCTGGGATATTCTAAAATGAAATCCGGCAATTATGAAGGTATAGAGAATCTATTTTTGGAATCATTGAGAATAAGAGACAGTCTCGGTATGGATTTGGGTGTAGCAACCAGTAAAATTGATTTAGGAGAATATTATCTTCTTAAAAAAGATACTGCAAAAGGATTTACCTATCTGAAAGAAGGCTATTCATTAGCCAAAAAGTTCAAAAGTAGTCCATATGTAATCCAGTCTTTAAAATTGTTAATGGAGAATGACTCAAAAAACAAGACCTATTATACCAACCAATACCTAAAAATTGGCGACAGCATACAGCAAGTAGAAAGAGCCACAAGAAATAAATTTGCCAGGATTGCTTATGAAACCGATCAAGTTGAAGAAAAAAACGTGATGTTGTCCAAAACAATTACCAATATCATTATCGGATCCGGAATCATTGTTTTTCTTTTGGGCGGCTTTTTGTCCATATACCGCCTTAAATCCAGAAACAAGGAATTGCTTTTTATAAAAGAACAGCAAGAAGCCAACGAAAAAATTTACCAATTAATGCTGAACCAACAAGCCGAAACGGAACAGGCACGCAATGAAGAAAGAAATCGTATAGCGATGGAATTACACGATGGCATAGTGAACAGTATTTTCACGACACGTTTCAATCTAATGCAACTGGAACCTGGAGCCTTGGACAAAAAACAGCAGCTGGTGGAAGAACTCCAAAAAGCCGAAAATGAAATAAGGAGAGTTTCCCACGACTTGAAACAAAATCTTCTTTTTGAGGACGAAACCCTGCCGGAAATTTTGGCAAATTTAATCAAGGCCCAGCAAAACGAATTCAATACAAAATTCGATTTGTCCGTTGACAAATACATTGATTGGTCTGCCATTTCAAGCGATGCCAAAATACATGTTTATCGCATCATACAGGAAGCCTTGCAAAACAGCAACAAATACTCAAAAGCAGCAAGATGTTGTGTATTTCTGCTGAAAACTGACGATAAAACAACCATCCGCATTTGGGACAACGGCATGGGTTTCAATCCTGAAAAAGCAAAACAAGGCATTGGATTGAAAAACATCAAGGAAAGAGTCAAATCATTAAACGGAGAATTAAAAATCACCTCCAGTCCAGAAAAAGGGACAACAATAGAAATTGTCTTTTAA
- a CDS encoding glycosyl hydrolase family 28 protein, with protein MKKQLFISLLLVFVSAMGFSQTTQRLEAENYSAYNGVATEINAALSGGKNIGGCKNGYWVKFAGHIFSQYDTRFDIAAASKTQTGSPTIGTLAGTVEIRIDATNGTLIGTANVNATSTANWTTYQIVSAAIAQTTGTHDLYFVFKPVTGNTYVGNFDYFEKVTSDPNVAIYTLTTNVSPASSGTIASSPSGTQFVDGAQISLTATPNFGYVFSKWVDGNGTLVSTNSSINFSLTANTTRVAQFVAETFLDVASTQILPNIPATQYVITEAIYGGSTSNLDNAAAINAAINAANAAGGGTVVIPANASPFLSGPITMKSNVNLQISAGATLQLMPYGNGNGLPAGSYPNSGTADTYTTFIYGENLVNIAISGTGTIEGNGSAWWTAFDATGIGRPGIIRFKACNKVLVSDITIQNAPNVSITMGKSGSSRGYNGTIKNVTVMAPETAPNTDALDVWYWDGLDVLNCKFSVGDDNVAVDSNSQNIKIKNSAFGEGHGVSVGSYTSNVNNVSVDNCSFNGTSNGFRLKSAIDRGGNESTFYYSNVTMINVSTPFTITSWYPKEPTAAPSTLPLGTVTSTTPTWKNITFKNITVTNSNNAGMLYGLPESLITNVVFDNVKISASTGMTANFITGLVFQNCSSITIPTGNAITSYKAESVSGSNLINGINTTTGASTSCNLSVEDVSYINKFSLYPNPLKGNNFTINTDSGIEEIVIYNLFGSKLKELKGNNSTQQTIDVEGFSAGCYLVQIMLENGKINTAKLIKE; from the coding sequence ATGAAAAAACAATTATTTATTTCCCTATTGCTGGTATTTGTATCGGCAATGGGGTTTTCGCAAACCACACAGCGGCTTGAAGCGGAGAATTACAGTGCCTACAATGGAGTAGCCACAGAAATTAACGCTGCTCTCTCCGGTGGCAAGAATATAGGAGGTTGTAAAAATGGCTATTGGGTTAAATTCGCAGGACATATTTTTAGCCAATATGATACCCGTTTTGATATCGCAGCTGCCAGTAAAACGCAAACAGGATCGCCAACAATTGGAACTTTGGCAGGAACTGTTGAAATAAGAATAGATGCAACTAACGGCACTCTAATTGGTACAGCCAATGTTAATGCGACTTCCACTGCCAATTGGACAACTTATCAAATTGTTTCAGCTGCCATTGCCCAAACGACAGGGACACACGATTTGTATTTTGTATTTAAACCTGTCACTGGAAATACCTATGTAGGTAATTTTGATTATTTTGAAAAAGTGACCAGTGACCCAAATGTTGCCATATACACTTTGACTACCAATGTAAGTCCGGCTTCGTCAGGAACAATAGCTTCGAGTCCATCTGGTACCCAATTTGTGGATGGAGCCCAAATAAGTTTGACGGCAACTCCCAATTTTGGCTATGTTTTTTCAAAATGGGTCGATGGCAATGGAACTCTTGTTTCAACCAATAGTTCAATTAATTTCTCCCTAACTGCAAACACTACTCGTGTGGCTCAATTCGTGGCAGAGACTTTTCTTGATGTTGCTTCTACCCAAATTCTGCCCAATATACCTGCTACACAGTATGTAATTACGGAGGCAATATATGGGGGCAGTACTTCTAATCTTGATAATGCAGCAGCCATAAATGCAGCCATAAACGCAGCAAACGCAGCTGGAGGTGGTACTGTTGTTATTCCTGCCAATGCTTCACCTTTCTTGAGTGGTCCCATCACGATGAAAAGCAATGTTAATCTTCAAATTTCGGCTGGAGCAACCTTGCAATTGATGCCTTATGGAAATGGAAATGGACTTCCTGCCGGTTCCTATCCAAACAGCGGAACAGCAGATACTTATACGACCTTTATTTATGGAGAAAATCTTGTCAATATCGCCATAAGCGGAACGGGTACTATTGAAGGAAATGGTAGCGCTTGGTGGACAGCCTTTGACGCAACCGGTATTGGTCGTCCCGGCATAATCCGTTTTAAAGCCTGTAATAAGGTTTTGGTTTCTGATATTACGATACAAAACGCTCCAAATGTCAGTATTACTATGGGAAAAAGCGGTAGCAGCCGTGGATATAACGGTACAATCAAGAATGTAACGGTTATGGCACCGGAAACTGCCCCAAATACAGACGCTCTGGATGTGTGGTACTGGGATGGATTGGATGTTTTGAACTGTAAATTCTCTGTGGGTGACGATAATGTGGCGGTAGATTCCAATTCCCAGAACATCAAAATTAAAAATTCGGCCTTCGGTGAAGGTCACGGCGTTTCGGTGGGAAGCTATACTTCCAATGTGAACAATGTTTCTGTGGATAATTGCAGTTTTAATGGCACTTCCAACGGATTCCGTTTGAAATCGGCCATTGATCGCGGAGGAAATGAATCCACATTTTACTATTCGAATGTGACGATGATTAATGTGTCAACTCCATTTACGATTACGAGTTGGTATCCCAAAGAACCTACTGCAGCACCATCGACATTGCCTCTTGGAACAGTAACAAGCACAACTCCAACTTGGAAAAATATTACGTTCAAAAACATTACCGTAACCAATTCGAACAACGCAGGAATGCTTTATGGTTTACCGGAATCTTTAATCACTAATGTTGTTTTCGATAATGTGAAGATTAGTGCAAGCACAGGAATGACGGCTAATTTCATAACAGGGCTTGTGTTTCAAAACTGCTCTTCCATCACGATTCCAACCGGTAATGCGATTACTTCCTATAAAGCCGAATCGGTAAGCGGCAGCAACCTAATAAACGGAATCAATACAACGACTGGAGCCTCTACATCATGTAATTTATCAGTGGAGGATGTAAGTTATATTAATAAATTTTCGCTGTATCCAAATCCGTTAAAAGGAAATAATTTCACAATAAACACGGATTCAGGTATTGAAGAAATTGTAATTTATAATCTTTTCGGTTCAAAATTAAAAGAGCTAAAAGGGAATAATTCAACTCAACAAACCATTGATGTCGAAGGGTTTTCTGCTGGTTGCTATCTTGTGCAAATTATGTTGGAGAATGGAAAAATTAACACGGCAAAGTTAATCAAGGAATAA